One segment of Coregonus clupeaformis isolate EN_2021a chromosome 38, ASM2061545v1, whole genome shotgun sequence DNA contains the following:
- the LOC121533013 gene encoding keratin, type I cytoskeletal 19-like — translation MQLMRPQQCGAVNVEMDCASSVDMSKVEVLQNQITTSTTEVKTSQSQVTDLKRTFQSLEIELHGLLTQKGYLEQSVTDINGRYGSQLSQLQVHINSMEEELQQLNVSIQQQASEYQILLDIKMRLEMEIAEYSRLLDGEGLSYYGSDSTSLTLEDKPLSAISRLAEVYRWDNSLVSSSVASTGTIYSNGSWLHSSAGSGGLRSNLPDRLQIVKPLEGEE, via the exons ATGCAGTTGATGCGGCCGCAGCAGTGTGGTGCTGTGAATGTGGAGATGGACTGTGCTTCCTCAGTGGACATGAGCAAG GTGGAGGTGCTTCAGAACCAGATCACCACCAGCACCACAGAGGTGAAGACCTCTCAGTCTCAGGTGACCGACCTGAAGAGGACCTTCCAGAGCCTGGAGATTGAACTGCATGGCCTGCTCACTCAG AAGGGGTACCTGGAGCAGAGCGTCACTGATATAAACGGTCGCTATGGCTCCCAGCTGAGCCAGctgcaggttcatatcaacagCATGGAGGAGGAGCTGCAGCAGCTCAACGTCAGCATCCAGCAGCAGGCCTCCGAGTACCAGATCCTCCTGGACATCAAGATGAGGCTGGAGATGGAGATAGCTGAGTACAGTAGGCTGCTGGATGGAGAGGGACTCAG CTACTACGGCTCAGACAGCACCAGCCTCACCTTGGAGGACAAACCACTCAGTGCCATATCGAGGCTGGCAGAGGTGTATAGGTGGGACAACAG CCTGGTGTCCAGCTCGGTGGCTTCGACAGGCACCATCTACTCCAATGGCAGCTGGCTGCACTCCTCGGCCGGATCGGGGGGCTTGCGCTCCAACCTACCCGATCGCCTGCAGATTGTCAAGCCCCTGGAAGGTGAGGAGTGA